The Campylobacter curvus genome includes the window ATTTGAGTTCATGTCTCCTGCGCCACCTTTTGGGTTGGCTGCGCTTACACTCACGCGTTTGCCGTCTATGAGCACCAGCGTCTGGGAGCTTTCCATACCGCGTATCGAAAGTCCGCTTGCAGCGCCATCATCGCCTGCTATCACGCTCACTCCGGGCACTTTTGACGCGATAGAGTGAAGCGAGGTGAAAGCCCCGTTTGTAAGCTCATCTTGCTTTATCACAGAGATACTGGCTGGGGCTGTTTTGATATTTTGACTAAAACCGCTTGCGGTAACGACGACTTGTTCAAGCTTTACGTTTTCGGCAGCGAAAGCCTGGCAGCAAAGCGCGCCCGCAGCAAGCGAAAGTGTTAAATTTTTTGACATTTTTGCTCCCTTAAATTTTAAATGCAATCTTATCAATTGATAAATTAAATCAAAATTAATTATCAATATAAAATATAATAAATAATATGCGTCATTCACCGCCTTTCAATCAAAATTTAAAAAAATTTGGTTAAAATTAGCCATCTTAAAAACAAAGGGGCAAAAATGAAAAAAGATGTTAAAAAAGTCGTTCTGGCCTACTCTGGCGGACTTGACACAAGCATTATTTTAAAGTGGCTTCAAGATGAATACAAATGTGAAGTCGTGACCTTCACCGCCGACATCGGACAAGGCGAAGAGCTCGAGCCCGCACGTAAAAAAGCCTTGGCTCTGGGCGTAAAACCTGAAAATATTTTTATCGAAGATCTAAGAGAAGAATTTGTAAGAGATTATGTATTTCCGATGTTTCGCGCAAACGCCATTTACGAGGGCGAATATCTGCTAGGCACATCTATCGCTCGTCCGCTCATCGCAAAAAGACAAGCCGAGATAGCCAAGCTAACCGGCGCAGACGGTGTGAGTCACGGAGCGACAGGCAAAGGAAACGATCAAGTGCGTTTCGAGCTCGCATACTACGCGATAAATCCGAATTTAAAAGTCATCGTGCCATGGCGCGAGTGGGATCTGAATTCTCGTGAAAAACTGCTGGCATACGCAGAGAAAAACGGCATCGATATCACTAGAAAGCCTGGCAAAAGCCCGTATTCGATGGACGCAAACCTACTTCACATCTCATACGAAGGGCTTGTGCTAGAAGATCCAAACCACGCTCCTGAAAACGACATGTGGCGCTGGTGCGTCAGTCCAAAAGACGCTCCAAACGAGAGCGAAATAATCACGATAGGCTACGAAAAAGGCGATCCTGTAAGCATAAACGGTAAAAAAATGAGCCCGGCTGAAATTTTGACCGAGCTTAATCGCCTCGGCGCAAAACACGGTATCGGACGCCTTGACCTTGTCGAAAACCGCTACGTCGGCATGAAGAGCCGCGGTTGCTACGAGACACCGGGCGGCACGATAATGCTAAAAGCTCACCGCGCGATAGAGAGCATCACACTAGACCGCGGCTCGGCACACCTAAAAGACGAGCTGATGCCGCGCTATGCAGAGCTTATTTACAATGGATTTTGGTTCTCACCTGAGCGTTTGATGCTTCAAGCTGCAATAGATAAGAGCCAGGAGCACGTAAACGGCGAGGTCAGAGTCGAGCTTTACAAAGGAAACGTCACGATCCTTGGGCGCTCAAGCAAGGACGATAATCTATTTAGCGAAGCATACTGCACATTTGAAGAAGATAGCGTTTATAACCCAAAAGACGCTGACGGCTTCATCAAACTAAACGCACTTCGCTTCATTATCGCTAGCAAAAACGGACGAAAATTTTAAATTTGACGGCGGGCCGCTTTCGCGGTCTGCCAAATTTTAAAATTCCACATTTTTAAACCAAAATTTTAAGCCAAATACAA containing:
- a CDS encoding argininosuccinate synthase, whose product is MKKDVKKVVLAYSGGLDTSIILKWLQDEYKCEVVTFTADIGQGEELEPARKKALALGVKPENIFIEDLREEFVRDYVFPMFRANAIYEGEYLLGTSIARPLIAKRQAEIAKLTGADGVSHGATGKGNDQVRFELAYYAINPNLKVIVPWREWDLNSREKLLAYAEKNGIDITRKPGKSPYSMDANLLHISYEGLVLEDPNHAPENDMWRWCVSPKDAPNESEIITIGYEKGDPVSINGKKMSPAEILTELNRLGAKHGIGRLDLVENRYVGMKSRGCYETPGGTIMLKAHRAIESITLDRGSAHLKDELMPRYAELIYNGFWFSPERLMLQAAIDKSQEHVNGEVRVELYKGNVTILGRSSKDDNLFSEAYCTFEEDSVYNPKDADGFIKLNALRFIIASKNGRKF